Proteins encoded in a region of the Flammeovirga yaeyamensis genome:
- a CDS encoding helix-turn-helix transcriptional regulator — protein sequence MTNTKKHLHRILDIIRLLNTNGITLNEYKEKFAKSRNQFLNDRRLIEDIFFPLVTIYEKKEGKFNRYLFTRNEVATPLFNSIDKQLINEQITKIKDIDFSAYKRIYKNLDFLINNSILLPDEGYSILEKIEYAIKNNLRIHLYNYSSTHRSKVDDFILEPIEFTPGRKMLYALDVDSKRCKTFKISRIDSIEVSNDSFSKKGLHIKKFHDLFGFSCIEEEKKHVSFSMNKIAFLLLCEEFPYAKNKITQNTEGEYKFEDNVANYKGVGRFVLGMIDLITDIRPIEFQDYLKNVVKESLFFDAQ from the coding sequence ATGACTAACACAAAAAAACACCTCCATAGAATCCTTGACATAATTAGATTATTAAATACTAATGGAATTACTCTAAATGAGTACAAAGAAAAGTTTGCAAAGAGTCGTAATCAGTTCCTTAACGATAGGAGGCTCATTGAGGATATATTTTTCCCGTTAGTAACTATTTATGAAAAGAAAGAAGGGAAATTCAATCGGTACTTGTTTACAAGGAATGAGGTTGCTACTCCTTTATTCAATAGCATAGATAAACAGCTCATTAATGAACAGATTACTAAAATTAAGGACATCGATTTTAGTGCTTACAAGAGAATATATAAAAATTTAGATTTTCTGATTAACAATTCAATTTTATTACCCGATGAAGGTTATTCCATTTTAGAAAAAATTGAATATGCCATTAAAAATAATCTACGAATTCACTTATATAACTATAGCTCTACTCATAGAAGTAAAGTTGATGATTTTATACTTGAACCAATAGAATTTACGCCAGGAAGAAAGATGTTATATGCGTTAGATGTTGACTCAAAACGTTGTAAAACTTTTAAAATTTCACGGATTGATTCTATTGAAGTTAGTAACGATAGTTTCTCTAAAAAAGGGTTACATATAAAGAAGTTTCATGATCTCTTTGGTTTTTCATGTATTGAAGAAGAAAAAAAACATGTTTCATTTAGCATGAATAAGATTGCTTTCCTTCTACTTTGTGAAGAATTTCCTTATGCCAAGAATAAGATTACTCAAAATACAGAAGGTGAATATAAATTTGAGGATAATGTAGCAAATTATAAAGGTGTAGGAAGGTTTGTTTTGGGTATGATTGACCTTATTACTGACATAAGACCGATTGAATTTCAGGATTATCTAAAAAATGTAGTAAAAGAGTCATTATTTTTTGATGCACAGTGA
- a CDS encoding HNH endonuclease, with the protein MIYWKRKIFLLPPSKLLSKNCIEKISKAVSKKDGDLFKGTYYKADEVVEKLKAYSINKDHINIKKDEPKCYYCESISENVATLQVEHYRPKAKSQDIDGVDDEDHNGYYWLGAEWSNLVLACPKCNGRSAKGNKFPVGNVRVKTDSPLNANNNFDRASCLANSEQLLSEQPILFHPEVDGKEIKISFTFNSDGEIFGLNDRGKKSIEILDLKRTPLTIARKKVIDSILSKIRTHLMTRQMGIIDDTGLRYYFKIICKEIKCNRKKNKPYSLMAVYYNINLDSFFTNEIPMQYRELFKQAYNEVFY; encoded by the coding sequence ATGATTTATTGGAAAAGGAAAATATTTTTACTTCCACCTTCAAAATTATTATCAAAGAATTGTATAGAGAAAATTTCAAAAGCTGTAAGTAAAAAAGATGGGGATCTTTTTAAAGGTACATATTATAAAGCTGACGAAGTAGTTGAAAAATTAAAAGCATATTCAATTAATAAAGATCATATTAATATAAAAAAAGATGAGCCTAAATGTTACTATTGTGAATCTATTTCAGAAAATGTAGCAACATTACAAGTCGAGCATTACCGACCTAAAGCTAAATCACAAGATATTGATGGAGTTGATGATGAAGATCATAATGGTTATTATTGGCTAGGAGCAGAGTGGTCTAATTTAGTGTTAGCTTGTCCAAAATGTAACGGTAGGTCTGCAAAAGGAAATAAATTTCCTGTGGGTAATGTTAGAGTGAAAACAGACTCCCCCTTAAATGCAAATAATAATTTTGATCGAGCAAGTTGTTTAGCAAATTCAGAACAATTATTATCTGAACAACCTATTTTATTCCATCCAGAAGTTGATGGCAAAGAAATTAAAATATCTTTTACATTTAATTCTGATGGTGAAATTTTTGGATTAAATGATAGAGGGAAAAAATCAATAGAAATATTGGACTTAAAAAGAACACCTCTTACGATTGCTCGCAAAAAAGTTATTGATTCTATTTTAAGTAAAATAAGAACTCACCTTATGACAAGACAAATGGGAATAATTGATGATACAGGTTTACGATATTATTTTAAAATTATTTGTAAAGAGATTAAGTGCAACAGAAAGAAAAATAAACCATATTCATTAATGGCTGTTTATTATAATATAAATCTTGATAGCTTTTTTACAAATGAAATTCCGATGCAATATCGGGAGTTATTTAAGCAAGCATATAATGAAGTTTTTTATTGA